A genome region from Candidatus Cloacimonadota bacterium includes the following:
- a CDS encoding BglII/BstYI family type II restriction endonuclease: MNGEEYLIVHHKGLYQEIKDVIANIDAESCKTKISKEKTMQGKMLYSPTDLNANFKSHFADLNWSETRYSYYITLDRDLMLMSLDMTAAQQKKFLESKGEKNPIFSYNQTDFVKEKVAVEVQFGKYAFVAFDLFVKHMLFYSGGVINLGIEILPMKSLQSQMSSGVAYYEGEVYNIMRQGRSSPPVPLLIIGIEL, from the coding sequence ATGAACGGAGAAGAGTACTTAATCGTACATCACAAGGGCCTATATCAAGAAATCAAAGATGTAATAGCTAATATTGATGCTGAATCATGCAAAACCAAAATCAGCAAAGAGAAGACTATGCAGGGTAAAATGCTTTATAGCCCGACTGACCTCAATGCTAATTTTAAAAGCCATTTCGCAGATTTGAATTGGTCAGAGACAAGGTATAGCTACTACATAACCCTTGATCGGGACTTGATGCTGATGAGCTTGGATATGACTGCGGCTCAACAAAAGAAATTCCTCGAATCTAAAGGGGAAAAGAACCCAATATTTAGCTACAATCAAACAGACTTCGTAAAAGAAAAGGTGGCAGTGGAAGTGCAGTTCGGCAAGTATGCTTTCGTTGCCTTTGATTTGTTTGTTAAGCACATGCTATTTTATTCAGGAGGTGTTATCAACTTAGGAATTGAGATATTGCCAATGAAGTCCTTGCAATCCCAGATGTCCAGTGGGGTTGCATATTATGAAGGGGAGGTTTACAATATCATGAGACAAGGCCGAAGTAGCCCTCCAGTGCCATTGCTAATTATTGGTATTGAACTGTGA